One genomic segment of Sporichthyaceae bacterium includes these proteins:
- a CDS encoding ABC transporter permease produces the protein MAANKMRSVLTMLGIVIGIASVITLVAVGTGSQKAVQASINRLGSNTLFVLPNQTGGGGKGSALQNSIRRLLGIKPPPVNETNTHKAALTYDDVAALNNHAAVPDAIGVAPGNILQSIPVTYHNSSHTISILLGSTPEFISIDNTMVTVGRNFTDAEYTAHQRVCTIGVSVASDLTDSDPASMVGKSVRINGQPFLVTGLLGPKGYSGQQDLDDRVICAGTAVADALYGYAPPGQGPLNGIAVEAASAKQVPAAQQEVTLLLGQRHHVTLADSDFIVFSASSVLAASQSSSHTLSILLAAVAGISLLVGGIGVMNIMLVSVTERTREIGIRKAIGADRNDIIGQFLGEAVILSMLGGVIGVGVGYCSSQFKIAGTVPHIAPYSVYLALGVSLFTGLFFGLYPASRAAALRPIDALRYE, from the coding sequence GGCACCGGTTCGCAGAAGGCCGTACAGGCCTCGATCAACCGGTTGGGCAGCAACACCCTGTTCGTCCTGCCGAACCAGACCGGCGGCGGCGGCAAGGGCAGCGCGCTCCAGAACTCCATCCGGCGCCTGCTGGGCATCAAGCCCCCGCCGGTCAACGAGACCAACACCCACAAGGCCGCGCTGACCTACGACGACGTCGCCGCGCTGAACAACCACGCCGCGGTGCCGGACGCGATCGGCGTCGCCCCCGGCAACATCCTGCAGTCGATCCCGGTCACCTACCACAATTCGTCGCACACGATCTCGATCCTGCTGGGCAGCACGCCCGAGTTCATCTCCATCGACAACACCATGGTCACCGTCGGGCGGAACTTCACCGACGCCGAGTACACCGCGCACCAACGGGTGTGCACGATCGGCGTCTCGGTCGCCTCGGACCTCACCGACTCCGACCCCGCGTCGATGGTGGGCAAGAGCGTCCGCATCAACGGGCAGCCGTTCCTGGTCACCGGTCTGCTCGGGCCCAAGGGCTACAGCGGACAGCAGGACCTCGACGACCGCGTGATCTGCGCCGGGACGGCTGTGGCCGATGCGTTGTACGGCTACGCGCCACCGGGCCAGGGTCCGCTGAACGGCATCGCGGTCGAGGCGGCCTCTGCCAAGCAGGTGCCCGCGGCCCAGCAGGAGGTCACCCTGCTGCTCGGCCAGCGCCACCACGTCACGTTGGCCGACAGCGACTTCATCGTGTTCAGCGCCTCGTCGGTTCTGGCCGCGTCCCAGTCGTCGAGCCACACACTCTCGATCCTGCTCGCCGCGGTCGCCGGCATCTCCCTGTTGGTCGGCGGAATCGGCGTCATGAACATCATGCTCGTCTCGGTCACCGAGCGGACCCGGGAGATCGGTATCCGCAAGGCGATCGGCGCCGACCGCAACGACATCATCGGCCAATTCCTCGGCGAGGCCGTGATTCTGAGCATGCTCGGAGGTGTGATCGGCGTCGGCGTGGGGTACTGCAGCTCGCAGTTCAAGATCGCCGGCACCGTCCCGCACATCGCCCCCTACTCGGTCTACCTGGCCCTCGGGGTGTCCCTCTTCACCGGCTTGTTCTTCGGTCTGTACCCGGCCAGCCGCGCCGCGGCCCTCCGGCCCATCGACGCACTGCGTTATGAGTGA
- a CDS encoding HlyD family efflux transporter periplasmic adaptor subunit, with amino-acid sequence MRPQTVVINTSLALVLLAAAVGAVLQVDDPGKAKTVETTAVVSTGPVTTTVNAAGNIGSPHTVGLPFAGNPGLIKAIYVTVGQTVEPGEKLAAVDDREAEDQLAHAKAQVAAAEAQIMAAKEGERPAERQLDLANIAAAAQQADNAEHALDRAKYKRGQDEGIEDGIVQRAEDALDAAFHQITNTTQQQTTGIVNDNTGSLPPSPTQGTDQHQDSQQRTDSDTQSSAAVDQARTQLSQAKAQRDSQLLADDQDIRKAGDAAYLTQRQLLIARAQAAVNALPPRPDKLATAEATLADAESQVAEAQLALDNTVLRAPFQGTVLSMAGGVGETPLAAERGSAASSIIPAGPGSAENRSAATQSGFVVLADMSEHYITAQVNEADIGKVQKGQEADVNFPATGQTVKGVVDSIEQQETVVNNVVEYDVAVKLTDPNQPPRPGQSATVQIITASKPSVLRVPNAAIISAGPGQNLVTVRRDKQIVKVPVNVGLVGDSATEVYGNLLHPGDVVVLPESGGSESIGGQSTMRTSNSRGLSGK; translated from the coding sequence ATGCGGCCGCAAACTGTCGTCATAAACACCAGCCTGGCCCTGGTTCTTCTTGCCGCGGCCGTGGGCGCGGTGCTGCAGGTGGACGACCCCGGCAAGGCGAAGACCGTGGAGACCACGGCCGTGGTCTCCACGGGTCCGGTCACCACGACCGTCAACGCCGCAGGGAACATCGGCTCCCCCCACACCGTCGGTCTGCCCTTCGCCGGAAACCCCGGCCTGATCAAGGCCATCTATGTGACGGTGGGTCAGACCGTCGAGCCCGGGGAGAAACTGGCCGCCGTCGACGACCGCGAGGCCGAGGACCAACTCGCGCACGCGAAGGCGCAGGTCGCCGCCGCCGAGGCGCAGATCATGGCTGCGAAGGAGGGGGAACGTCCGGCCGAGCGGCAGTTGGACCTGGCGAACATCGCCGCGGCCGCGCAACAGGCGGACAACGCAGAGCACGCCCTGGACCGCGCCAAGTACAAGCGCGGCCAGGACGAAGGCATCGAGGACGGAATTGTCCAGCGCGCCGAGGACGCGTTGGACGCCGCGTTCCACCAGATCACCAACACAACGCAGCAGCAAACCACCGGGATCGTGAACGACAACACCGGGAGTCTGCCGCCTTCGCCCACCCAGGGCACCGACCAGCACCAGGACTCCCAGCAGCGAACCGACAGCGACACCCAGTCCAGCGCGGCCGTCGACCAGGCCCGCACCCAGCTGTCGCAGGCGAAGGCACAGCGCGACTCGCAACTCCTGGCTGACGACCAGGACATCCGCAAGGCCGGTGACGCAGCGTACCTGACGCAGCGTCAGTTGCTGATCGCCCGTGCCCAGGCGGCCGTGAACGCACTGCCGCCCAGGCCCGACAAGCTCGCCACCGCCGAGGCGACACTGGCCGATGCCGAGTCGCAGGTCGCCGAAGCCCAGCTGGCGTTGGACAACACCGTGCTGCGCGCGCCGTTCCAGGGCACCGTGCTGTCCATGGCCGGTGGCGTGGGCGAGACCCCGTTGGCGGCCGAACGCGGCAGCGCGGCCAGTTCCATCATCCCGGCAGGCCCCGGTTCGGCGGAGAACCGCAGCGCGGCCACCCAGTCCGGCTTCGTCGTCCTGGCCGACATGAGCGAGCACTACATCACCGCGCAGGTGAACGAGGCCGACATCGGCAAAGTGCAGAAGGGCCAGGAGGCCGACGTCAACTTCCCTGCCACCGGACAGACCGTCAAGGGCGTCGTCGACTCGATCGAGCAGCAGGAGACGGTCGTCAACAACGTCGTCGAGTACGACGTAGCGGTGAAGTTGACCGACCCGAACCAGCCCCCCCGGCCGGGTCAGAGCGCCACCGTCCAGATCATCACCGCGTCGAAGCCGAGCGTGCTGCGAGTGCCCAACGCCGCGATCATCTCGGCCGGGCCGGGTCAGAACCTGGTCACCGTCCGGCGCGACAAGCAAATCGTGAAGGTGCCCGTCAACGTCGGGCTGGTCGGCGACTCGGCCACCGAGGTCTACGGCAACCTGCTGCACCCAGGCGACGTCGTGGTGCTCCCGGAGTCGGGCGGCAGCGAGTCGATCGGCGGCCAGTCGACGATGCGCACGTCCAACAGTCGAGGCTTGAGTGGCAAATGA
- a CDS encoding ABC transporter ATP-binding protein, with the protein MKQTPRRPAISLQAIRKTYGSGETAVHAVARVDLDIARGDYVAIMGASGSGKSTLMNIVGCLDAPTSGQYLLDGLDVRGMTQRQLKLVRNRKIGFVFQSFNLIPRTTALSNVELPLVYAGVRRRDRRIRAIAALARVGLADRLYHLPSELSGGQQQRVAVARALVTDPVLLLADEPTGALDSTSTAEVLDLFDELSAGGRTILVITHEHDVGDRARRVVQMRDGMIVGNSLNPPRQRGPLVEELR; encoded by the coding sequence GTGAAACAGACCCCCCGACGGCCGGCCATCAGCCTGCAGGCCATCCGTAAGACCTACGGATCCGGCGAGACGGCGGTGCACGCCGTGGCCCGGGTCGACCTGGACATCGCCCGAGGCGACTACGTGGCGATCATGGGCGCGTCGGGCTCCGGCAAGTCCACGCTGATGAACATCGTGGGCTGCCTGGACGCCCCGACCAGCGGGCAATACCTGCTGGACGGCCTGGACGTGCGGGGAATGACGCAGCGTCAGTTGAAGTTGGTGCGCAACCGCAAGATCGGTTTCGTGTTCCAGAGCTTCAACCTGATCCCCCGCACGACCGCGCTCAGCAACGTGGAACTTCCCCTGGTCTACGCCGGCGTGCGGCGCCGCGACCGGCGCATCCGCGCGATCGCGGCGCTGGCGCGCGTGGGCCTGGCCGATCGGCTGTACCACCTGCCCTCGGAGCTGTCCGGTGGACAGCAGCAGCGGGTCGCGGTCGCCCGGGCGTTGGTCACCGACCCGGTCCTGCTGCTCGCCGACGAGCCCACCGGCGCCCTGGACTCGACCAGCACCGCCGAGGTCCTTGATCTGTTCGACGAGTTGTCGGCCGGTGGTCGCACGATCCTGGTCATCACCCACGAACACGACGTCGGTGACCGAGCCCGTCGGGTCGTCCAGATGCGCGACGGGATGATCGTGGGCAACTCCCTCAACCCGCCGCGGCAACGCGGCCCGTTGGTCGAGGAGCTCCGGTGA